A genome region from Euphorbia lathyris chromosome 4, ddEupLath1.1, whole genome shotgun sequence includes the following:
- the LOC136227619 gene encoding pentatricopeptide repeat-containing protein At5g09450, mitochondrial, translating to MASRSLLSTLRREIKSFSATEKGKISRFLSSGALETEIAEEDSNEDDLRSRIFRLRLPKRSATNIIQKWVNEGNTVTASELRNISKELRKYQRFKHALEISEWMVANKEFELSDSDYAARIDLMTKVFGIDAAERYFEGLPITAKTSEIYTALLHSYAGSKLLDKAEELYERMKGSNLSFPAVTYNEMMTLYMSVGQVEKVLLVVEELKRQKVAPDVFTYNLWISSYAATLNIDKVTTILDEMSQDPGCNGDWCRYIDIANIYVKAGHLVNADSGAVVETEKGFSQREWITYDFLIILYSGLRNKDKVDQIWKSLRMTKQKMRNRNFICILSSYMMLGHLKEAAEVLDQWKQCTTTNFDISACNRLLDAFSGAGLTEIANNFHMLLIERDDSTNLIN from the exons ATGGCATCTCGATCGCTTCTCTCCACTCTTCGCCG cgaaattaaatctttcagTGCCACAGAGAAAGGTAAGATCAGCAGATTTCTTTCTTCCGGTGCTCTGGAAACCGAAATCGCTGAAGAGGATTCAAATGAAGACGACTTGAGGAGCAGGATCTTTAGGTTGAGACTTCCAAAGAGAAGCGCTACCAACATTATACAGAAATGGGTTAATGAAGGAAACACTGTGACGGCCTCTGAGCTAAGGAACATCTCGAAAGAGCTTAGAAAGTATCAGCGGTTCAAGCATGCTCTTGAG ATATCAGAGTGGATGGTTGCAAATAAAGAGTTTGAGTTGTCAGATTCTGATTATGCTGCCCGTATTGACTTGATGACAAAGGTTTTTGGTATTGATGCTGCAGAGCGCTACTTTGAAGGGCTACCTATCACAGCAAAAACAAGTGAAATCTATACTGCTCTCCTGCACTCTTATGCTGGGTCAAAACTTCTGGACAAAGCTGAAGAGCTTTATGAGAGAATGAAGGGATCAAATCTTTCTTTCCCGGCTGTCACATACAATGAGATGATGACTCTCTATATGTCAGTTGGGCAGGTGGAGAAAGTCTTATTAGTTGTGGAAGAACTGAAACGACAAAAGGTTGCCCCTGACGTATTCACTTACAATCTCTGGATAAGTTCATATGCCGCAACTCTAAATATTGATAAAGTTACAACAATTTTGGATGAAATGAGCCAAGACCCTGGTTGTAATGGTGATTGGTGTAGATATATCGACATTGCCAATATATATGTCAAAGCAGGACATCTTGTGAACGCAGATTCAGGTGCTGTAGTTGAAACAGAGAAAGGTTTTTCACAGAGAGAATGGATAACATATGACTTCCTCATTATCCTGTATTCAGGTTTAAGGAACAAAGATAAAGTTGATCAAATATGGAAATCATTGAGAATGACTAAACAAAAAATGAGAAACAGAAACTTCATTTGCATCCTCTCTTCATATATGATGCTCGGACATTTGAAGGAGGCAGCAGAGGTTCTTGACCAGTGGAAACAATGTACTACCACAAACTTTGATATCTCTGCTTGTAATAGGCTTTTGGATGCATTCTCTGGTGCTGGATTAACTGAAATCGCGAACAACTTCCATATGCTTCTGATTGAAAGGGATGATTCCACAAATTTAATAAACTAA